Proteins from a genomic interval of Streptomyces fodineus:
- a CDS encoding thiolase family protein produces MRDAVIVEAVRTPIGKGKPNGSLAHVHPVQLLAHTLRTLVERSGVDPALIDDVIGGTVDQVGEQAMNTTRYAVLAAGFPETVPATTVDRQCGSSQQAVHFAAQGVLSGAYDLVIACGVESMSRVPMWSNVPAGKDPFGPGVAERYPEGLVPQGISAELIAAKWSLTRAQMDEFAVSSHQKAAAAWRAGLFDAETAPLDGVARDQCVRPDSTPEILGGLKPAYYDPGFAERFPQIEWNVTAGNASPVNDGASAVLITSSETAARLGLRPLARLHGFAVTGSDPLLMLTGVVPATEKVLHKAGLRVADIDLFEVNEAFASVVLAWQQETGADPAKVNVHGGAIALGHPLGASGTRLTTTLVHAMRERGARYALQTMCEAGGLANAMILESV; encoded by the coding sequence ATGCGCGACGCAGTGATCGTCGAAGCCGTACGCACCCCCATCGGCAAGGGAAAGCCGAACGGCTCCCTCGCCCACGTCCATCCCGTGCAGTTGCTCGCCCACACCCTGCGCACCCTGGTCGAGCGCTCCGGCGTCGACCCCGCGCTGATCGACGACGTCATCGGCGGCACCGTCGACCAGGTCGGCGAGCAGGCCATGAACACCACCCGGTACGCCGTCCTCGCCGCCGGCTTCCCCGAGACGGTCCCGGCGACCACCGTGGACCGCCAGTGCGGCTCCTCCCAGCAGGCCGTGCACTTCGCCGCGCAGGGCGTCCTCTCCGGCGCGTACGACCTCGTGATCGCCTGCGGTGTGGAGTCGATGAGCCGCGTGCCGATGTGGTCCAACGTGCCCGCGGGCAAGGACCCGTTCGGACCCGGCGTCGCCGAGCGCTACCCCGAGGGCCTGGTCCCGCAGGGCATCAGCGCGGAGCTGATCGCCGCCAAGTGGTCCCTCACCCGCGCGCAGATGGACGAGTTCGCCGTCTCCTCGCACCAGAAGGCCGCCGCGGCATGGCGCGCCGGACTCTTCGACGCCGAGACCGCACCACTGGACGGCGTCGCCCGCGACCAGTGCGTCCGCCCCGACAGCACCCCGGAGATCCTCGGCGGCCTCAAGCCCGCCTACTACGACCCCGGCTTCGCCGAGCGCTTCCCGCAGATCGAGTGGAACGTCACCGCGGGCAATGCCAGCCCCGTCAACGACGGCGCCTCCGCCGTCCTGATCACCTCCAGCGAGACCGCGGCCCGCCTCGGCCTGCGCCCGCTCGCCCGTCTGCACGGCTTCGCCGTGACCGGCTCCGACCCGCTGCTGATGCTCACCGGGGTCGTCCCGGCGACCGAGAAGGTGCTGCACAAGGCCGGGCTGCGGGTCGCCGACATCGACCTCTTCGAGGTCAACGAAGCCTTCGCCAGCGTCGTACTCGCCTGGCAGCAGGAGACCGGCGCCGACCCCGCCAAGGTCAATGTGCACGGCGGGGCCATCGCCCTCGGCCACCCGCTCGGCGCCAGCGGCACCCGGCTGACCACCACCCTGGTCCACGCGATGCGCGAACGCGGCGCGCGCTACGCCCTGCAGACCATGTGCGAGGCGGGCGGACTGGCCAACGCGATGATCCTGGAAAGCGTCTGA
- a CDS encoding winged helix-turn-helix transcriptional regulator — translation MAATKDPRPCSIADALALVGEKYSLLVLREVCLGNGRFDQLVRNIGAPRDILAARLRRLVDAGILTKRVYSERPQRFEYRATQAGLELEPVLMTLKEWGDRHIRKGADLPMAVEHSCGNELVPVVTCRACGEEVHHEDLTAHPQAPGWTRTGPTAA, via the coding sequence ATGGCCGCCACGAAAGACCCGCGCCCCTGCTCCATCGCCGACGCCCTCGCCCTGGTCGGCGAGAAGTACTCCCTGCTCGTCCTGCGCGAGGTGTGCCTGGGCAACGGCCGCTTCGACCAGCTCGTACGCAACATCGGCGCCCCGCGCGACATCCTGGCCGCCCGGCTGCGCCGGCTCGTGGACGCCGGGATCCTCACCAAGCGCGTCTACAGCGAGCGCCCGCAGCGCTTCGAGTACCGGGCCACGCAGGCGGGCCTGGAGCTGGAGCCGGTCCTGATGACACTCAAGGAGTGGGGCGACCGCCACATCCGCAAGGGCGCCGACCTGCCCATGGCCGTCGAGCACAGCTGCGGCAACGAGCTGGTTCCGGTGGTGACCTGCCGGGCCTGCGGCGAAGAGGTGCACCACGAGGACCTCACGGCCCATCCGCAGGCGCCGGGGTGGACGCGCACCGGCCCCACGGCGGCGTAA
- a CDS encoding PmoA family protein has protein sequence MTGGLRVVHAYGDRITVREPATGVELFAYVYRPEAAWEAPRPYLHPVRTLAGAVVTGYRPNDHRWHKGLSLTASHLSGANLWGGHTYVHGQGYLELPERVGSMRHAGFGEVSAAGGRAVIAQRLTWHPRDGRLWAEEERRIEVHDVDPGSGTWVLTWTSAITNRRAEPLLFGSPTTAGRELAGYTGLFWRGPRAFREGRIIGPEGEGPALMGTQAPWLAYCGEHDGVDGHATLVFAHAPENDHSGAAGTHPAHWFVRDEPFAAVAPSWSFFEELELAPGDTLRRRYRVVVANGAWRREDVVTYLRAQTW, from the coding sequence ATGACCGGCGGACTGCGGGTGGTCCACGCGTACGGCGACCGGATCACCGTCCGCGAACCGGCCACCGGCGTCGAGCTGTTCGCCTACGTCTACCGCCCCGAAGCCGCCTGGGAGGCACCCCGGCCCTACCTCCACCCGGTCCGCACCCTCGCCGGCGCCGTCGTCACCGGCTACCGCCCGAACGATCACCGCTGGCACAAGGGCCTGTCCCTGACCGCCTCCCACCTGTCCGGAGCGAACCTGTGGGGCGGGCACACCTATGTGCACGGGCAGGGCTACCTCGAACTGCCCGAGCGGGTCGGCTCCATGCGGCACGCCGGCTTCGGGGAGGTCTCGGCGGCCGGCGGCCGGGCGGTGATCGCCCAGCGGCTGACCTGGCATCCCCGGGACGGCCGGCTGTGGGCCGAGGAGGAGCGGCGGATCGAGGTCCACGACGTCGACCCGGGCTCCGGCACCTGGGTGCTCACCTGGACCAGCGCGATCACCAACCGGCGCGCCGAGCCGCTGCTCTTCGGCAGCCCGACCACCGCCGGACGGGAACTGGCGGGCTACACCGGCCTGTTCTGGCGCGGCCCGCGCGCCTTCCGGGAGGGGCGGATCATCGGTCCCGAGGGGGAGGGGCCCGCACTGATGGGCACCCAGGCGCCCTGGCTCGCGTACTGCGGCGAACACGACGGCGTCGACGGCCACGCCACCCTCGTCTTCGCGCACGCCCCCGAGAACGACCACTCCGGCGCCGCCGGAACCCACCCGGCCCACTGGTTCGTCCGCGACGAGCCCTTCGCCGCCGTCGCCCCCTCCTGGTCCTTCTTCGAGGAACTGGAACTCGCCCCCGGCGACACCCTCCGCCGCCGCTACCGGGTCGTCGTGGCAAACGGGGCCTGGCGGCGGGAGGACGTCGTCACGTACCTACGGGCGCAGACGTGGTGA
- a CDS encoding TVP38/TMEM64 family protein, with protein MLDATNGPGGTVIDSPRAAGADLAVPVPVPALRPVGFPGRCARALVSPGARLSLLLALLAGAGACVLFFEPQRLLTHGWPPQLGGVAAAVVFAVAYGLCTVAFVPRPLLNLAAGALFGSQLGLATSLAGTVLGAGLAFGLGRVLGQDALRPLLRGRWLKAADEQLSRHGFRSMLAARLFPGVPFWAANYCAAVSRMRWWPFLLATAVGSVPNTAAYAVAGARASAPTSPAFVIAMAGIAVPALVGSVVAWRKRHHLRGR; from the coding sequence GTGCTCGATGCCACCAACGGCCCTGGAGGCACCGTCATCGATTCTCCCCGGGCCGCCGGCGCGGACCTCGCCGTGCCCGTGCCCGTGCCCGCTCTGCGCCCGGTGGGTTTCCCCGGACGCTGCGCGCGGGCCCTGGTGTCCCCTGGTGCCCGGTTGTCGCTGCTGCTCGCCCTGCTCGCGGGCGCCGGGGCGTGCGTGCTGTTCTTCGAGCCGCAGCGGCTGCTCACGCACGGCTGGCCGCCGCAGCTCGGCGGTGTCGCGGCGGCCGTGGTGTTCGCCGTGGCGTACGGGCTGTGCACCGTGGCGTTCGTGCCGCGGCCCCTGCTGAACCTCGCCGCGGGCGCGCTGTTCGGCTCGCAGCTGGGACTGGCCACGTCGCTGGCGGGGACGGTGCTCGGGGCGGGCTTGGCGTTCGGGCTCGGCCGGGTCCTCGGGCAGGACGCGCTGCGTCCGCTGCTGCGGGGCCGCTGGCTGAAGGCGGCCGACGAGCAGCTGAGCCGGCACGGGTTCCGGTCGATGCTGGCGGCCCGGCTCTTCCCGGGCGTGCCGTTCTGGGCGGCGAACTACTGCGCGGCCGTCTCCCGTATGCGCTGGTGGCCGTTTCTACTGGCCACGGCCGTCGGGTCGGTCCCGAACACCGCCGCCTACGCGGTGGCCGGCGCCCGCGCCTCGGCGCCGACGTCGCCCGCCTTCGTGATCGCGATGGCCGGCATCGCCGTACCGGCGCTCGTGGGCTCTGTGGTGGCCTGGCGCAAGCGCCATCACCTGCGGGGCCGGTGA